Within the Musa acuminata AAA Group cultivar baxijiao chromosome BXJ2-9, Cavendish_Baxijiao_AAA, whole genome shotgun sequence genome, the region ATGCCATTTTTCTATATGTGGATCTTGTAAACAATGTtgaatttcatgtattcatataccGAGAATGATAAAATTGTAAAATAGCACCAAATGCTCTTATGTTGTTAACTTTCGACTTAGATACCTTATTTGTTGTACTTGATGTTTCTTGTTGTGGACATTGAATTTCCTCtcatcttttgttcaaatttaattttaatggTTCACTTGAGCTTGAGGTACTTGCCTAGGCTGTAATCATCTAAAATTTACAGTGCCAGATGTCTCCAGCTAGCAGTTTAGTGTTTATTATTATAAAGACTTTCTTGAAATATTTCCAAGTTTTTTCTGTTGAACTTGATGAGTCAAAACCAGCACTATATTTCTTATCTCCTCTAAATCTTTCTTCTCAAAACAGAAAAAGGACAATTATATATCATTTCCTTTTTAGATGTCGAGACTCGAGATACCTTAGTTCAGCAGAATATTTTGTGTTataaatcatataattatttatttatttaggggTAAAGGATATAACTTTCCTTTTGGCAATTATTTAGCTGggtcttattttttctttcttttttttttcttttttggtatgAGTTTAGAATTGGTAGTTCAAATCAGTTGTTGACATAACAAATGTTTAAACTAAATTTATTGACTACCCTTTCTTAGTTGCATACTTTTTTGGATTGAACATATGAGGATACAGCCATTGCTATGTATTTCTGTTGTGTATGGCCTAGGTGCATCGATTTGTCTTTACTTGCTATTACCAATGCACTAAATTggagaaaattatgtgcttgcaaATTGGTGATATCTCATACTCAGTAAAGCGGTTTCATTTAATTGATCATATACTCTGATTATTTATATTAGTTAGTGAATTGTTTCTGAAGTCTGCAATCTGCAAGTTCAATCAttattgcaatttgcacattcatTATGTATGGCACTTTTAAATGTTTATTAAAAGTCATGTCCTTTTGTTATCTATCTTGTTCATGCAACCATTACGAAATAACATATAGAACAAAAAGATTAGCTGAAGTAAATATACAatcttcatgatgcatttatcACTTAATGTAGTTCTATGACAGGTAAAAGGGCTCTCAAAAGAAGAACTTGCTATCCGGAATGATTTGGTACTTGCATTGCCAGACAGGATTCAATCGATTCCAGATGGCAGTACAAATGGAGCTAAACAAACTGGAAGCTGGACATCTGCTTCTCACATGGAAATCAGATTTGATTCAAATTCAGGTTATCAGATTTTGACTCATTTTGGATGTTTAGATATCATAATTTTCTATTGACCAAGTATAATAATTTTTACTCATGTTGAGTTCTTATTGGTTGTttacaaattttataattattttctatTTGTGGATATAACCACAAATATGAAACCAGATTCTTAATATCTTCCTTTTTTTCCTGTATTAATATTTTTCATTTGCATTTTTCTTGCAAGATTGATAATTTTTCAAGTAGATTTGGTTAATGCAGATGGAATGTTTGAGAGTGAGTATTTTCAGCAGACTGAAGAATCAAGCCAATTTAGGCAAGAATATGAGATGCGCAAAATGAAACAGGTATTTTCTTTTGAATTGTCTTTTTCATCAACTTCCGTGACATTCAAGACATCTTATTCGTTGTCTGTGGATATATGTGGCTTGAGATATTTGTTTCATTCTGTTTTGCATGCAGTTATCTTCTTGCTCAGCTGAGGGAATTTGTACCTTGAACTGAAATTTTAAAAGAGAAAAAATGTAGTATTTTCTGAACTAGTTTCATCGCCCTAAGATTATCTTTTGATAATGAATATATTTTGTCCCATATATGGCATCTTCTGTTTTTTTTAAGTGTACTCCCTATGAACATCTTTCTGAAATTTCTGCTGTTTGGGTCCTTGCTTTTGGCATTAAATTGACCAGTTTTTTTCCTTTAGAATGGTTGCTCTGCAGAACTAGTCATTGCTTTTAAAAGATTGTGCTAATGAGGAATATTTTTGCAGGACCAAGGCTTGGATATTATATCTGAAGGTCTGGATACTCTGAAAAATATGGCCCATGACATGAACGAGGTTGAATGTTTATATTGCAATATGAAGTTCTGTCAAAAAATTGAAAATTATGCTAATTTTCTTATATTGTACAGGAATTGGATAGGCAAGTTCCTCTTATAGATGAAATTGACTCGAAGGTTGGTTATTTTGTTCACACTAGATTCTTGTTTTTTATAAGTGAAATGAAGATTTAGGTTTTATCTAAAGCACTACTAAAATGTGGACAACAGGTGGACAAGGCTACTTCAGACCTGAAAAATACTAATGTCAGGCTTAAGGATACCATCAACCAGGTACCTTTCTGATTTCATTGTAAGGTGTAATGTGATATACATTTTTGTCAACAACTCATAATTCATCACTAGTATGTTCTCTGGTTATATTTTTCAGCTAAGATCCAGTCGCAATTTTTGCATTGACATAATATTGTTGTGCATTATTCTTGGTATTGCAGCTTATCTGTACAAGTAAGTTCCATTGCCTTACTATTATCCGCGATGAATTTGTTTTTCATATTAGATTCAGTTCAACTGTGTTCTGTTGTTATTTTGAATCAGATTCTTCTATGAAGAAAAGATCTAATGTCATTCTTTAATATGAAATGTATGCGATGATGCAAATCTTCTGCTAATTTAAAATAGTAAATAAACATTATCTTATATGGATTTAAGTTAATAAGTTTCTTTGTGCAATGTAGAGTTCCTTTTAACTCTCTCTACATATGCCTTTTTCTTCCACGTTAACAGATATAACTATTCCCTTTTCTTGTTCCAGTGTTTTGAAGAAATGAGATGCAGAGGAAAGCGGTACCTGGATTCGTCCTCCATCTTATTGCATTTGCATTTCTTGGGTACAAGATATTTTACGGTGTTACTCTGTTGCTGCTCACAGCTTTTATTATCGTATATGCAATTTGAATGGAAACCCCGGTTGGTTGTTGGCATACTATTGAGAATGTGCTGCTTGTGCTTTGATAACTTATCTTGATGTTTATTTTGCTTTTCATCATTACAAATTTGGATGTTACCTATTAGCAGAGACACAGCTTTGTATATCCATGTATGAAGGCATTTGTGATCCTGA harbors:
- the LOC135621867 gene encoding syntaxin-71-like is translated as MSVIDILTRVDAICKKYDKYDVDKLNASNVSGDDAFARLYASIESDIDSAVQKAERACQEKNRAAAVALNAEIRRTKARLSEEIPKLQRLALKKVKGLSKEELAIRNDLVLALPDRIQSIPDGSTNGAKQTGSWTSASHMEIRFDSNSDGMFESEYFQQTEESSQFRQEYEMRKMKQDQGLDIISEGLDTLKNMAHDMNEELDRQVPLIDEIDSKVDKATSDLKNTNVRLKDTINQLRSSRNFCIDIILLCIILGIAAYLYNVLKK